The sequence ACATGCAGTTGCTTGGGCAAAGGCCGGCCTTTTTTAGGTGCCTGAATGCCGGTGGTGGGATTACTGGCTAGTTCCCCCTGTTGCAGCAGATACTGGCAGAAGGTACGCAAAGCGGAAAGTTTCAGGGCAATGGAGGCCGGGCTGTGACCTTTTCGTCTGGCCTGATTAAGTACCTGGCGAACATGTTGTGGTGTCAGCTCTGCCCAGTTGTTCAGGGCCAGTTGCTGACTAATATCCTGCAACTGCTGTGCGTAGGTTTCAAGGGTTCTTTTTGCCAGGTTCCGCTCGTTGCACAGATGGGCAAGAAACGCTTCCAGCCTTTGGTCAATGCACCCCGGAGCTGATTCGCTCATACCATCAGTATTCCGCGAGCTGAGGTACCACCAGGGTCAGAAATTTCTGCAGTTGGGTGATCAGCAGGGTGTCCATGCCGGGATGAAAGTGATGGGGCTCGTCACTGCCGACGGCCAGCAGACCCATTTCGCCGCGCTCGCCCAGCAACATCATGGCCACAGAGCCCACCGGGCGGTCGTTGAACAGCATTTTCTGTTCCTGCTGACTAAGTCGGCCAAGATAATAAATATTGTTATTAAAGCGTTTTTCCATCAGGTGTTTTTTGCTGGCCTCAGGCAGATCGTCGTCGAAGCCAAACAGCTTTAATGAAAGGGTTTGCAAATCCAGTTGATGCAACAGCACCTGCTCGAGGGTTTTACGGGCGTCGAACAGTGTCCGGCAGCGGAACAGGCGCAGATTGAGATCGGCATAGATGCGGTAAATACGCTCGTTCTGCTTGGCAGTAGCCATCAGTTCATTGATCTGCAGTTGTAACTGGCGCACTTTCAGGCGCAGTTGTTCTGCCTGACGCTCTACCAGAGAGACAGTGCCTTTTTGCTTGTGGGGTAATCTGAGGCTGTCGAGAATTTCGGGGAAATAAAAGAAAAAATCCGGGTTGGCCAACAGGTATTCCTTAACGGCTTCCGGTGCCAGCGATGCTAACTCCACTGCTGGTGTGGCTTTTTCCTGTCTCGACATGTCACTCATAGGCTGATACTTCCGTCAAATACATGCTCTGCCGGCCCCGTCATCTTCACTACCCGATCACGGCCCTGCCAGCGTATGGTCAGCGTACCACCAGGAAGGTCGACCCTGACTTCTGATTCCAGTTTTCCCCAAAGCTGCCCTATTACTGCCGCGGCGCAGGCACCACTGCCACAGGCGAGGGTCTCGCCGCTACCGCGTTCATACACCCGCAGTTTAATGTGGGAGGGAGAGAGGATTTGCATAAAACCCACATTCACTCCTTCGGGGAATCTTTCATGTTTTACCAGTAAAGGGCCGAGGGTTTCAACTGCTGCCTGCTCAATATCCTCGACTTCCATCACGCAATGGGGATTTCCCAGCGACACAGCACCACAAAAAATGGTGTGTTCGTCCTCACGAACGATATAGGTGGCCTCTTCTTTATTGGCTTTTAACGGGATCTGAGCAGGCTCAAACTGGGGCTTACCCATGTTTACGGTTACCTGACCATCCCGCTCAAGATACAATACCATCCGTCCGGCACGCGTGCCTACGACTATTTTATTTTTGTTAATCAGCCCCTTATTGCGCACAAAGCGGGCAAAGCAACGGGCGCCGTTACCGCATTGGGATACTTCGGTGCCGTCGGCATTAAAGATACGGTAGTGAAAATCCTGATCGGGATCGTAAGGAGGTTCCACCAGCAATAACTGATCAAAGCCGATACCGAAATTGCGATCTGCTAACTGTTTAATCTTGTCCTTGGAGAAAAACACATTCTGGGTAACGTTGTCGATGACCATAAAGTCATTACCCAGGCCCTGCATTTTTGAAAAATGAATCTGCATCGGTACCACTTAGTTAGAGAAATCAGCTTTCAGCTGGCAATAGTCAGAAGAGACACCATCCTGTATCCGAAACTGAATTGCAATTCTGTACTGAAAACTGATTACTGACCACTGATTCCTGCTAGTTTACGGAACTTTATGCTCTCCTTTCCAGAGATCCTTTAGTTTTTCTCGTTCCCGAACCAGAAAGCATTGATCGCCATCCACTAAGATCTCTGCCGGGCGGCAGCGACTGTTGTAGTTTGAGGCCATGGTAAAGCCATAAGCACCGGCGCTGCGTACGGCGATAAGATCCCCCTCATCAATGGCCAGGGCTCTGTCTTTGCCGAGGAAATCACCGGTTTCACATACCGGGCCGACCACGTCATAGGTGAAGGTTTCTCTGCTCAGGCTCTTGTCTACTTCAACAATATCCATCCAGGCTGAATAGAGTGCCGGGCGGATCAGATCATTCATCGCTGCGTCTACCAGCGCGAAATTTTTCTCTGCTCCCTGCTTGAGAAACTCAACCTTGCTGACCAGAATACCTGCATTGGCCATGATTGCCCTGCCCGGCTCAAAAATCAGAGGCAA comes from Lacimicrobium alkaliphilum and encodes:
- the dapF gene encoding diaminopimelate epimerase gives rise to the protein MQIHFSKMQGLGNDFMVIDNVTQNVFFSKDKIKQLADRNFGIGFDQLLLVEPPYDPDQDFHYRIFNADGTEVSQCGNGARCFARFVRNKGLINKNKIVVGTRAGRMVLYLERDGQVTVNMGKPQFEPAQIPLKANKEEATYIVREDEHTIFCGAVSLGNPHCVMEVEDIEQAAVETLGPLLVKHERFPEGVNVGFMQILSPSHIKLRVYERGSGETLACGSGACAAAVIGQLWGKLESEVRVDLPGGTLTIRWQGRDRVVKMTGPAEHVFDGSISL
- a CDS encoding DUF484 family protein, whose amino-acid sequence is MSDMSRQEKATPAVELASLAPEAVKEYLLANPDFFFYFPEILDSLRLPHKQKGTVSLVERQAEQLRLKVRQLQLQINELMATAKQNERIYRIYADLNLRLFRCRTLFDARKTLEQVLLHQLDLQTLSLKLFGFDDDLPEASKKHLMEKRFNNNIYYLGRLSQQEQKMLFNDRPVGSVAMMLLGERGEMGLLAVGSDEPHHFHPGMDTLLITQLQKFLTLVVPQLAEY